From the Amia ocellicauda isolate fAmiCal2 chromosome 21, fAmiCal2.hap1, whole genome shotgun sequence genome, one window contains:
- the insm2 gene encoding insulinoma-associated protein 2, which produces MPRGFLVKRSKRTSLSSYRMRTEDKDIPPNTDQPSQALQVQTIKPVKNICSHALALGDIPKSFQSVSAETEEAKLPESAEKSTVKADLPQTKTGHPEQGSPGRADASYSPIKPVGTELKKNFFERCLSSPVSAESFPISTSVSPIERLLRHHSHFSTSDVKMDTPVHLYSPLPHAMKRALVDSTERKSKPSAKKPKAIRKLNFEDEVTTSPVLGLKIKKESPESKAASLSGHRKPLGEFICQLCKEEYADPFSLAQHKCSRIVRVEYRCPECDKVFSCPANLASHRRWHKPRPASHGEEQRVKKADSEQPSVEGKENASQMNDQHQPPPDSPCRVQQHHALEGLPGQEPADRTLSVEPQVKAVEKRFDQHHPSVDSSRALASSEATDAAAAPYLASPGAGEEVFECRYCRKTFRRQAYLRKHLAAHETARSSSYSQLESGQITFPCQLCGAHFPSAEIRDKHRLWHAVREDLLVGAGKTAGALGRQELLQGEQQIFSCKHCPSTFFSSPGLTRHINKSHPTENRQVLLLQMPVRPGC; this is translated from the coding sequence ATGCCTAGAGGATTTTTAGTCAAAAGGAGCAAACGGACATCTCTTTCATCGTACAGGATGCGCACTGAGGACAAAGATATACCACCTAATACGGATCAGCCCTCACAAGCTCTACAAGTGCAGACCATCAAACCTGTGAAGAACATCTGTTCCCATGCGCTGGCGTTAGGAGATATTCCCAAATCTTTTCAAAGTGTTTCAGCAGAAACCGAAGAGGCAAAACTACCCGAGAGCGCAGAGAAAAGCACGGTTAAGGCAGACCTCCCTCAGACTAAGACCGGTCACCCAGAGCAAGGGTCACCGGGTCGGGCCGATGCCTCTTACAGCCCCATCAAGCCTGTGGGCACCGAACTGAAGAAAAACTTCTTTGAAAGATGTCTGAGCTCACCTGTGTCGGCGGAGTCCTTCCCGATCTCCACATCCGTGTCCCCCATAGAAAGGCTTCTCAGGCACCACTCCCACTTCTCCACTTCAGACGTCAAAATGGACACACCTGTTCACCTGTATTCGCCCCTGCCTCACGCCATGAAGCGCGCCCTGGTGGACTCCACGGAGCGCAAGAGCAAACCATCCGCTAAAAAGCCCAAAGCGATTCGAAAACTCAACTTCGAGGACGAGGTCACCACCTCTCCGGTCCTGGGgctgaaaataaagaaagaaagtccCGAGTCTAAGGCGGCATCCTTGTCTGGACACAGGAAACCCCTTGGTGAGTTCATTTGCCAGCTATGCAAGGAAGAGTACGCCGACCCGTTTTCCTTGGCACAGCACAAGTGCTCCAGGATCGTCCGGGTCGAGTACCGCTGTCCCGAGTGCGACAAGGTATTCAGCTGCCCGGCCAACCTCGCTTCTCACCGCAGGTGGCACAAACCCCGTCCCGCTAGCCACGGAGAAGAGCAGAGGGTCAAAAAGGCGGACTCCGAGCAGCCATCTGTGGAGGGCAAGGAGAACGCCAGTCAGATGAACGACCAGCACCAGCCTCCCCCGGACAGTCCATGTCGGGTCCAGCAGCACCACGCCCTAGAGGGGCTCCCCGGACAGGAGCCGGCGGACAGGACCCTCTCTGTGGAGCCGCAGGTGAAAGCGGTGGAGAAGCGCTTCGATCAGCACCACCCCTCCGTGGACAGCTCCCGGGCGCTGGCGTCCTCCGAGGCCACGGATGCGGCCGCCGCGCCCTACCTGGCCTCCCCCGGGGCGGGCGAGGAGGTGTTCGAGTGCCGCTACTGCCGCAAGACCTTCCGCAGGCAGGCGTACCTGAGGAAGCACCTCGCCGCCCACGAAACAGCCAGGTCCTCCTCCTACAGCCAGCTAGAGAGCGGGCAGATCACCTTCCCCTGCCAACTCTGCGGGGCGCACTTCCCTTCGGCGGAGATCAGGGACAAGCACCGGCTCTGGCATGCCGTGAGGGAGGACCTGCTGGTCGGCGCGGGCAAGACTGCCGGCGCGCTGGGGAGGCAGGAGCTCCTGCAGGGGGAGCAGCAGATATTCTCCTGCAAGCACTGCCCCTCGACTTTCTTCAGCTCGCCCGGGCTGACCAGGCATATCAACAAGTCCCACCCGACGGAAAACCGACAGGTGCTTCTGCTGCAGATGCCGGTCAGACCAGGTTGCTAA
- the nfkbiab gene encoding nuclear factor of kappa light polypeptide gene enhancer in B-cells inhibitor, alpha b → MDTYPTVNGTRGDYNMGDRDSKLGKQVPCVEDRLDSGVDSLKEDEYQCMVLEMENMDLTRAEPVRRDDNCEPWKLQVTDDGDTLLHLAVIHEATDCAIQIIEQCRNDPYLNVQNNQRQTVLHLAVIMEQPQVVDKLLKSGCDPHLADESGNTALHIACKQGSLRCFGVLIQGCGQHLSTILSTNNYNGHNCIHLVSIHGYLSLLERLIHLGADINAQELCNGRTPLHLAVDLQNVELVKLLISKGADVNSLSYGGYTPYHLTYGRQSTEIKQLLLPLTAKELRELPDSESEDSEEEVMSDDDLYDDIQLVGQ, encoded by the exons ATGGATACCTATCCTACTGTGAACGGTACCCGGGGGGATTATAACATGGGAGACCGGGATTCAAAGCTTGGAAAACAAGTGCCCTGCGTGGAGGACAGGCTGGACAGTGGCGTGGATTCCCTGAAGGAGGACGAGTATCAGTGCATGGTGCTGGAAATGGAGAACATGGACCTGACCCGAGCCGAGCCCGTGCGCAGGGACGACAACTGCGAGCCCTGGAAACTGCAAGTGACCGACGACGGAGACAC ATTGCTTCACCTCGCCGTTATCCACGAGGCTACCGACTGCGCCATCCAGATTATTGAACAGTGTCGCAATGACCCCTACCTGAATGTGCAGAACAACCAGAGAcag ACTGTGCTCCACCTGGCAGTGATCATGGAGCAGCCCCAGGTTGTGGACAAACTCCTAAAGTCTGGCTGTGATCCTCATCTTGCTGACGAGAGTGGCAACACCGCACTGCACATCGCCTGCAAACAGGGCTCCCTGCGCTGCTTTGGCGTCCTGATCCAGGGCTGTGGGCAGCACCTCTCCACCATCCTCAGCACCAACAACTACAACG GCCACAACTGCATTCACCTGGTTTCCATCCATGGCTATCTCTCCTTGTTGGAAAGACTCATTCATCTTGGTGCTGATATTAATGCACAG GAGCTGTGCAATGGCCGGACCCCTCTGCACTTGGCCGTGGACCTCCAGAACGTAGAGCTGGTGAAACTGCTCATCTCCAAAGGAGCTGATGTCAACAGCCTCAGCTATGGCGGCTACACCCCGTACCACCTGACCTACGGCCGGCAGAGCACTGAGATCAAGCAGCTGCTGTTGCCTCTGACTGCAAAAGAGCTGAGAGAGCTGCCCGACAGCGAATCCGAGGACAGCGAGGAGGAGGTCATGTCCGATGATGAT TTATACGACGATATCCAGTTGGTTGGGCAGTAG